Below is a genomic region from Ascaphus truei isolate aAscTru1 chromosome 5, aAscTru1.hap1, whole genome shotgun sequence.
TGTCCTAAAGAAGTGGTGAAAAAGTTGAATAGCGTATCTACATTTTTGGTTTCACAAGAGAAATGAATTGCTGTAAACAGTATAATAATGCAACAACATATTAGAATTTAGTAAGTGGGGGGACGACCTGTAAAtcaaattctctccctatgattAATTTGTTATAAGTGTCATAGTAAGTCATGTCattaacaataatattattacttgTCAACCCCTTTAAAATTCTGTAGAGGCCTACAACATGCTGCTGTCATCATCTGAGGTCAACAAGCTACATACCTGTACTTGTTGATCCCAGTATTTTGAAGACTGATACACTCTTCCCCCAGTTTGTACAGATAATGGAATCTGGATATTTCCATTCACATTGATAAACTGCATAGGGAACCCCGATGTACCAGAAACATGCCCAGTCTTATCAGGGATATTCTTTTTTGCTTCAAAGCCGTCCTTGCATTCCTCTAATTTGATGCTACTTGTGCTCATCGGAATCTCCCCCATCTGGACTATACCACAGCTGTCCTGAGGAACAGAGGTATGCATAATAGTCTGAGACTCCGGACAGGTAGCATGTGCAGAAAATATTGCCCAAGATTCTACATTAGGTAGTTGCCCAGCTGCTGACGTACTGGCAGGTACCAGTCCATACAACTGGCTGCTATCCACAGTTATCAGCTCTTGGCGAAGAGGAATGTAAGCTTGTTGCTGGCTCTGAACAGGCAGTGCTAGCACTGTGGCGGAAGCATTCTGTAACGATGTGTGGTTAATAGTGTAGTTATCCTCAATTGGCAAGTCAAATTTTCTTTTTTTCACTGGCTGGGATAGGCCCGACGGGCAAGACCTTCTCTCCTGCGAGTTGGATGTAATAGCATGGCCAATACTCTGTCCTTCAGACTGGGCCTCTAACTGTTGCTGCAAAGTCTTGGTCTGTTGATTTTGCTGAATATCGATATGGTGGCCCTGTCGTAACTGTACATGCTGCACAGGGATGTGATGCTGATCTAGGGGCATTCCGGGGCTGACAGTAGGATGTTGCAATGGAGAAGTGATGGGCCTTGCTAACTCCAACAAAGAACCTGCAACATCAGAGCTGTCCATGTAAAAGTAATGGTTCCTTTGTTGGTATACAGAAATTGGAGAATGTACAAACTGTTGCATTTCTTCAGTTCCCTTGCCGTTGAGAGAGTCCAAAAACTCCTTCATACGGTGTGGAGGTATAGTCTGGGCTTTCATCCTCAGATAGTCTTCATATGGAATGGAGTTTTCTAAAGAATGGTTCATCCTTCTGGCAACTGGAAGAAaacctaaaaaagaaaaaaataataataatatatgactTAAAATAAATTGGAACAAACGATGAACCATGCGTAAAATACCTTGTGTTGTGTAAAATACCAACAAGCTCCAAAATTCACTTGCAGAGAAAATAAAAGGAGAATTGCAATGATAGGAAGGTCTTGATTGCATCATACAGATGCCATTTTGCAGAAAAAAAATTCTAAACTTAAAATACACATTGCAGTTCTACTCTTTAACAGTTAAGTGAAAGTACAAAGGGTAAAAgacaatattttaaaaaaaaataagtacagGGAAAACTAAATTTGGAAAAACAAAGTGCAAATGTAAGGGTaaacagggaggggaagaaatgAACAAGCTTACTGTAATCTCTTTAAATTGCAAACCCACTCTGCTAGCCGGAAAACATTTATATAAACaatttaacaatctaattggcttccGACCATGCTAAAAGAAGAGATACTGCTTTTTTTGTTTCTCTGCAAATTAAATTACAAGTTGCATTTCGtatgggcctctgaatggggtagGTGTGTCAATTCAGTCTTTGCTTTACCCCGAACCCACCCTGTCTTTCTTACAGAGCAAAAACAGGTAAGGGGAGGTAATGGCAGGGGGTTCTGGATGTGCAAACTCTTGTGGAAAACACAATAACATCAGACAAAgaagagcagccagaggaaaccgAACCCATTCCAAGTCTCAGCTCGCCACGTTTAGaaaacaaactttaaaaaaataatgtagCGCTTATAGGAGTCAGATTTTGGTAAAAAGCCACCACTCTTTCAGATACCACCCATGTCACTTATTAGAATAATATGGTTCTGGAAGTGTTGCCCCTGTAAACAGCATGCCCCCTACTTCATTCTACTGAGGGGATTTTTTATTGTCTATTTTTGTATATAAACTAAACCACTGGTTTCTGATCACCTGAAACACACAGATTAAGGCATAACTTGTCCACAATTTCCTGTTCCTAAGAAAAATTAAAATGGCACTAGCTAAATCACTGTAACAAATCGGTAAGGGTAAGGCTACAATGATGGGCAGATTTCGTTACATAATTGGTTTTGACTATCAAGTACCCCCATTTAACAACACTGAATAGCTCATGAACCAGTGATAAGAAGCTGGCAGTTTTGCTCTGGAGAGCCACTCCTTTCAAGTACATCAGATATTTTCTGATGAAGAAGCCAGTCCAATTATTCCCTAGAAAACTCGCATTTTATGTACGACGTACCTGGTATTTCAATAGGATATCTGGCATGCCAGGGCCTGTGATGTACCAGGTATGTCTATAGGGttggaaaaaatattaaaaatggctaCAAATAATATTTATGAACATCCTCACTGACTATAACCTAAAGCATTTATTTTGAAAAATCTAGAATTGGATGCAAGGATTATGCACTGTTTACTAGAGACGCAAATGAGATTCCTCATCTGCAGTACTGTGAATAATTAATTACGAGTGGATTAAAACTTGTGACATACAACATGCAAGTAATACTAAGGAAGCTGAAGTCTCATTTATATACCTATTGTACATACAAATTTCAAAATTCAAGTGTTCACTTACTGCCCAAATTGTTACCTTGCGACATACTAAATGCATAATCAAGCCtggcagtcacaaaaaaacaatttTTGTTTGATATTGGACTCAAGGTGTGGCATTAATGCAGAATTTTATTTAAAATAGTACCACCAGTGCGGTCTAGGATATTTGGCCACGACCAAAACGCTGGCGGAACTTCGGGCGATGTCCGTTCCCAAAAAGCTAGGTCTGCTGCGCCCGACTGctgacaactgcatgtttaaatgtcccgtgcggGACTGCTACACTGCCTCGACAGGCCGCTCCGACGAGCCATCTTAAAAATGTcccacgggacatttaaagatggcttgTCGGAGCGCCCTGTCGAGGCAGTGTAGCGTTCATGCATGGggcatttaaacatgcagttgtcagCAGATGGGACATGCAGTTGTTGGATTGGCAGTCCTGGCTTGGCGGGTCAGGCGCAGGAGCGGACATCGCAGGGGAAATGTCCAGCGGTTAAGTGTTCCGTTTTGGTCgcggccaaatgtcccattccgccaGCAGTATACGCAGTACTTTCAAAAATTGCAATCCAGGGAAAATAAAAAACATCATGGGGATAATAGCAGCAAGTAAAGGACAACATAAGGCAAATGGAGACcttgtcccaaagagcttacaatggtGCAATACTTTTCCTGGAGGGTAAAAACTACCCATTTGCCCTAGGATGGGCACGATACGATACGAACTATTGAAAACATCTCGGATATGCCTTTTCCTTACTGCtgttgtctttaaaaaaaaaaaaaacaacaacaaaaaatacagaaagggggggggggcaagatttGTTTTGTTTCAGAGGGAAAAAAATCAATTTAGTCTGCTAGTGTCAAAAGTTAATTCAGAAAATCAAATATGGCTGCCTACCGCCCAAACCAGGATCTCAATTAGCTACACTTTAACAAAAACAAAGTGTAGCCTGAttttgaagggggaaaaaaacaaaaacacaaaaaacagaagGCTTGTTGCCCATGGACAACACATATCTGACAATAATGAACATGAATAAAATTATGGACAGCATGGCACACATTCTGCTGAGATCCACTGGAAGcacgtgccaatttttttttcaatgtaatcTGCATTTTATTGTAATCATGAACATATAACACTTGAATATACATCTGTCAGTGCAATTCGCTTCCTATTGGTATTAACAAGTTacagtataataaaaataatctACTAGCCTATATTCATTAACCTATTCTTATGAAAAATACTCGGTATAAGTTTTTTTTGCATACTAAAATTATCTTGGAGTCAAATAACCTCCACTAAAATCTGTctggtgttaaaaaaaattgcgtTATCTAGCTTTATTATTGCAAACCCGTATTATTTTGCACATTCCAAAAGTGCTATATTATATAATATCCACAAACGTCTTTACGGGAATTTACAATTAAACAGCAGCTTCCCATTCTGTTGAAGTCATATACACTGTCTATACTAGGGGTGGCCAACCTGACTGGGAGTTGGATCCAGAATTTACCACTGACATTGTCAAatggccacaaaaaaaaaaaatgagtcaAATTAATACCTGTATGCACAGACACAGCATAACCTGGCCATCTCAGTATGAAGTGCAGTCGGATAATGCCCTGACTAAaatggtattaaaaaaaaaataagtattcTAAAACCTCTTTATTTCTTCATTTAACTACTGAAAAAGATTTAATATAGAAATTATAGCACTTAATGTACAGGATGGATTTTACAAATGTATCTATTACATTTGTAAAACAGTGGAATgaggaaaaaaagggaaaaaaaatctgtAGTAGGACAAGGAGACGTGCAAAATTAGCAGAGCAGAATACATTAATACCCTCCAAAAAACAACTGCCAATTCACCAATTTAAATCAGGTATTCAGTAAGAAAGAATGCATACCTTATTCTtgcatttattaataaaatggtCACTGCCGTCATGTCCAAACGGTCAAGGAATGCAACGACTGATTGCTGAACACAGACTGATAGCAGGTGACAGCCCAACGACGTTCGCTGTCCTGGGAACGATGCTTTACTGAAGAAAAGAAAAATCTGTCTGAGTCCACTACATTCCCAGGTGTTTCAGAGATGTGAACATTATAGCAATCCAAGGATATTCTACAGATTTTTTCCTTACCTGTATTTAGAAACTAAGCAAGTTCCAATATAAAGCAAACTATTGTGCATGCCCAAAATTCTACCCCACAACAATAATACTAAGTGACCAACTAAAAGCACCAGTTCCCATTGTCTTTTTTTTGTGGTACTCAAACCTCCCGGTGCCAGAGATATTTGAACTGTTTTAGGTCAGTATTTGACAAACTACAAATGTAGACTTGGAGTCACCAATAGACGGTCGCAACGTTCTCTCAATAACATTGCAACTTTTTATTGACTGCTGGAGCAAACCTGACCTTGTGATCATTTTGTGGCCAACAGGCAAGTAAGTATTCTTTCCCAGTGGACAAAACCAATTGTAGCTCAGGAACCAGTGGGCCCTCAGAGAACCGTTGACCAGCGTCGAGGGATCCACCGCTTCAGATCGTATAAAAACGTACCACACCCCCTTGTTAAAATCATGTGCATCAGTGTTTTTAAAGTAGATAAACGGAATTCAAGATTTTCAGATGCAGCATGACATTTGCACCACCTCCCCATTTGTTTTTTCGCACGATGGTCGCATCACATGAGCAGTTCAGtcagtgagggcgaaccagcctgggtgacgcgtccgccacgcctcccgcTTCAGTGCATGTTTCACGCGTGACGTCACACCGCAACTATAATCGTGGCCTTAGTCtggcggccaatagaaagccatgtCATGTTATCAGGAGAATATGCCCCTGCTTTATTCGATAACCTGCGGTCCTATTTGTAGTTTATTTCCCCAACAACAAACAACTAATATTTTGGGAACTGTGGGAATTCGGTCTCAGGAGGATCCTCAAGTTCATATGAaggtaaattattattatttatttttaaatacttaCAAATTTGTGCTAATTTAGAACATGAACAGTCGACAATTTACAATGCCCTTTACCAACTACATTTTGCCACGCTCTCCAAATTGAAAatatctttttttgttttgtttttttaaatgtggatgGAAATGTTTGTAGTACAGTAGATTCATGGCATACATTTTTGTGAGCCAGTACTGTATGCATTTCCAAGGGATTTGTGCCTAGCCAGCATGATACTATAAAGCAAACAACCTCTTCACATAATTGTCTTTATTGATTTACTGTAGTGAGCACTAAATACAGGTTCTATGCAATTGTAATGATATCACTCGTCCTATTTGTCACTTGGTCTAGTTTTAGGCATGACGCCTTTAGTCCAGctcattggtaaaaaaaaaaaagtgtttcatAAATTGCATCTACATACATTGCTCAATATTTTccctttaaataaaatatttgcaGAGACTTTGAAAAACTCAACTGTTCCAAGAGGCCTAACCCAGCCCTCTTCCCTACTAATTCTTGTGCATCCTTCACCTTTccatcttagattgtaagctacttGGAGGTACCTCCTGACCCATGCTGTTAATTAGCGTTGCTGTCTTTCATACCAATGTACTGTGCAACATGTCGCTGCATTATAAATAAAAGGATGATAATGTATCCCTCATTACAGACACATTGGAATTGCTGCAGCACTCATTAAAAAAGGTATGAGGCCCAGAAAGAACTGCTAAGTATGGCATATAGTATGTGATTAAACATTTACTCTTATAAGAGATTATGTAATTCCGAATTTATTAAACAGCATGCATGATTGATGCTTTTAAGCAAATGAAACTAAAATAATGACCATATCTGTAGGTGGAAGAAAGGTGAGCTTATAAATGACACTTGACCAATTGGCAGATCCATCCTTTAGGAGAGCAAATATGCCATGCCACATAAAGCCTAACACTACAGAAAGACACTGCCAAGTCAAAAAGATCTTACCAATGTGTCGTCTTCGAAGCAACAACTGTATGCAGTAGAGTAGATTCACTTATTCCTATAAGAATAACTATAAAATATATGGTATATTTTCAAAAAAACAATATCTGGACCCCTTAACTAGCAACGTGCTAATTTGGGAATCACATACATCCCTACGTATTTCATTAAGAGGTTCTTTTCATTAAACTACACATAGCTTACAAAGCAAACATTTTTTTGCATTAAAATTAGAATGAGTTAGTCAAGCATAATGCAGGCGACATAcaaagaggaggaagaagaaaTTATTTGCTTCCACTCAAGCTTCAAGAAAATTGAAAATATGGTCATCACAAAATGATAACTAAAATATAGGGAACTACATATTGGTGAACACATCAAGGATGAAACAATCAGGagcgttttaaaaaacaactatTAAATGCTGTAGAGGCcaacagcattaaaaaaaatgtttcaaaatgtGCAGACAGTTACAGCTATTCCAATTTATATCAATACACCATGCAACAATTAAGAAACTGTTTATAACAGTAGGGAAGGGTAGGTGTTTAATTTATAAACAGCATCAAAATAAAATCATATTTGGTATGTTGTTCCAGAGGGACAATTAAAGAATTTTCACTAGAAGCGTACGGGTAAAATCTTTTACAAAAAGGCACAAGTTATATGTCCATTAGGCCTCTCCAGAACATACTAGTCTCcaacatatatgtattttaaagtACAAATTCGAATTCCCTACCACTCCCTTAAGGTTGTCATTTTTTAGCTTTACTTCCAAATGACCCTGTCTTAAACAGCCATACTTAAAAAAGGATCCCGTTATTTGACTTTAATGTTCCCCCAGGTTACAATACTTGTGCAAATCAGAATGAAGCCCCAGAATACTATGTAGAACAACAACTCAATAGAACAGTGATATTTCCCCTGTAATAATTTCGTAGATGATGTCTCTCTGAGCAACCCACCAGTGAAACTTTGATAAATGATACATAACCCAGAGAGAGAAGCAGATCCCCCCAGCTGCACCACTAGTACCAACaagatttttgttttgtttttaaactccttacatttatttttcttccACCAAGAGGAagtgttttgtatttttgcagCCAAAAGATTTCAATACATACCCTTCCCCACTCCACGCTCCCGCCGCACCTTGCAGCCGTCAGGTCGGGGGTTAGCACGGGTTAGTTACTCCCGGTCCGGGTGGCGCGGGTCAGTTGCTCCCGGTCGGGGGTTAGCGCGGGTCAGTTGCCCTAGGTCGGTGGTTAGCGCGGGTCAGTTGCACAGGTCGGGGGGGTTGGCGCGGGTCAGTTGCCCTAGGTCGGTGGGTTAGCGAGGGTCAGTTGCCCTAGGTCGGTGGTTAGCGCGGGTCAGTTGCCCTAGGTCGGTGGTTAGCGCGGGTCAGTTGCACAGGTAGGGGGGGTTAGCGCGGGTCAGTTGCACAGGTCGGGGGGTTAGCGCGGGTCAGTTGCACAGGTCGGGGGGTTAGCGCGGGTCAGTTGCCCTAGGTCAGGGGTTAGCGCGAGTCAGGCTCCACCCCCCTGCCTGGCAGGAGCAGCCCTTGCGGTGCCCGCGGAGAGGGCAGTTATTTCTCCCGCGGCTGCTCAGTGACACGCAGCGGCAGCGCCCGGCCATTTACACCAAACAGTAATGATGTTCCGTGTCAGGCAAATGGCTTCAGGGGGGAGGTTTCTTGGCGCTGATGAAATATGCAGTAGGTGAAAGCGCCTTATTATAGCTGTGATGGGCAGCGGCTGCTCCCGTGACTCCGCTGCCCCACGGAGGGTGTCGGTATATTTATTTACCTTGCTGCCGTTTCCGGGATTGCTGCGGTTTCCCAAGGCTGTGACAAACCTCATCTACCAGCACAGAGGGGCGGGCGCGTTAAACACGGCGGGCCAGGGGGAAAAGGTCTGAAGGCTGAGGATAGTCCGTGCTGTTGCTGCCCGGTCCCGCCTCCTCcaggcgctgtcacacacacagggacagtcaCCGCTGTCAGGAGCGGCAGGGGGTCCGGGGCGCGCCGGACGCCATCTTGTTTTTACCCACGAACTCCGACCCCGTCTTCTCAGCGCGCGAGGCCCCTTCCAGCTCTCGGCCGCGCGCGCAATGTGTGCACACGCCCCTCAGATAACAGCGGCAACTGCGTTATTATCCGCGCCCGCCCTCAATGAAGACTTTAAAATACAACCGCAGTAACCGCATCCGGCCCGCGCGCGGAGAGGCGGCGCGCTCACGAGTTAAACCCCCTTTCGTTGTCAAGAGGTGCGTAACGGGTTGCTGGGTCCACGCTTGCCAGCCGAAGGGTGGGTGACAGCGGTGGTGACGCACCTCCTACCTAAAACCGGTTATACGCTTTGAGCCT
It encodes:
- the LOC142495001 gene encoding transcriptional regulator QRICH1-like yields the protein MNHSLENSIPYEDYLRMKAQTIPPHRMKEFLDSLNGKGTEEMQQFVHSPISVYQQRNHYFYMDSSDVAGSLLELARPITSPLQHPTVSPGMPLDQHHIPVQHVQLRQGHHIDIQQNQQTKTLQQQLEAQSEGQSIGHAITSNSQERRSCPSGLSQPVKKRKFDLPIEDNYTINHTSLQNASATVLALPVQSQQQAYIPLRQELITVDSSQLYGLVPASTSAAGQLPNVESWAIFSAHATCPESQTIMHTSVPQDSCGIVQMGEIPMSTSSIKLEECKDGFEAKKNIPDKTGHVSGTSGFPMQFINVNGNIQIPLSVQTGGRVYQSSKYWDQQVQPQSLQCSPSEPHLRLQNNADFPCTLKPDDGALFWKTWAQIKNADTLKEAENKAPRFGRRKPIIFRDDVLSVPIAELNYGLCLMTKEARKHDGSPYDADMLFYLFLCMQKHMFDNNRIDNIFADLYYSKFLEKLHDVLKGWWPRVNPFGYMISSCIAEEMLWDCKQLGAHSPTTLLFTLMYFNTKYFVLKNVEQHSQLAFSKITKQTRKNPGIGKDKNCTIRFLRLYGQVQSGLKVTEETYVEQLENPDNPLQCPIKLYDFYRFKCPQGARGPTDAFYLVPEPVVAPNSPIWYSAQPVNEEVMEQMLTRILLVKEVQEAHASSRISAY